The Punica granatum isolate Tunisia-2019 chromosome 4, ASM765513v2, whole genome shotgun sequence genome has a window encoding:
- the LOC116206309 gene encoding homeobox-leucine zipper protein HDG2 isoform X1, producing MLAGIMIPARDHMMPSMIGSNGNLAAYGSTSGLSLSQPNLMDGGHHQLHPLEMAQNNSEGDLARLRDEEFDSTKSGSENQEGASGDDQEPRQKKKRYHRHTQHQIQEMEAFFKECPHPDDKQRKELSRQLGLEPLQVKFWFQNKRTQMKTQHERHENTQLRAENEKLRADNMRYREALSNASCPNCGGPTAIGEMSFDEHHMRLENARLREEIDRISAIAAKYVGKPVVNYPILSSPMAPRPLELGVGGFGGQPGGEMFGGAGDLLKSISGPTEADKPMIIELAVAAMEEMVRMSQLGEPLWTVSLDGATDVLNEDEYIRTFPRGIGPKPSGFKSEASRENAVVIMNHINLVEILMDVNQWSNVFSGIVSRAATLEVLSTGVAGNYNGALQVMTAEFQVPSPLVPTRESYFVRYCKQHADSTWAVVDVSLDNLRPSPTARCRRRPSGCVIQEMPNGYSKVVWVEHVEVDDRGVHSLYKQLVNSGHAFGAKRWVATLDRQCERLASAMATNIPTGEVGVITSQEGRKSMLKLAERMVISFCAGVSASTAHTWTTLSGTGADDVRVMTRKSVDDPGRPPGIVLSAATSFWLPVPPKRVFDFLRDENSRSEWDILSNGGVVQEMAHIANGRDTGNCVSLLRVNSANSSQSNMLILQESCTDSTGSFVIYAPVDIVAMNVVLNGGDPDYVALLPSGFAILPDGSAAPGGEVGPSGSLLTVAFQILVDSVPTAKLSLGSVATVNSLIACTVERIRASLSCETA from the exons ATGCTCGCTGGAATCATGATTCCGGCAAGAGATCATATGATGCCCTCGATGATCGGGAGCAACGGGAACCTCGCCGCTTACGGATCGACTTCCGGGCTCTCTCTCAGTCAG CCAAACTTGATGGATGGAGGTCATCATCAGCTTCATCCGCTCGAGATGGCCCAGAACAACTCAGAGGGAGACCTTGCCCGCCTCCGGGATGAGGAGTTCGATAGCACAAAATCAGGCAGTGAAAATCAAGAGGGCGCCTCGGGGGACGACCAGGAACCCCGCCAAAAGAAGAAGCGCTACCACCGCCACACACAGCATCAGATCCAAGAAATGGAAGC GTTCTTCAAGGAGTGTCCTCACCCTGATGATAAGCAAAGGAAGGAACTAAGCCGGCAATTAGGGTTAGAGCCTTTGCAGGTGAAGTTTTGGTTCCAAAATAAGCGGACCCAAATGAAG ACCCAACATGAGCGCCATGAAAACACACAACTTCGAGCTGAAAATGAGAAACTCAGGGCTGATAACATGAGATACCGAGAAGCCCTAAGCAATGCCTCTTGTCCCAACTGCGGAGGGCCCACTGCAATCGGAGAGATGTCATTCGACGAGCACCACATGAGGTTGGAGAATGCCCGTCTAAGGGAAGAG ATTGATAGGATATCAGCTATTGCCGCAAAGTATGTGGGGAAGCCGGTGGTGAACTACCCTATTCTTTCTTCTCCAATGGCTCCTAGGCCACTTGAGCTCGGAGTCGGTGGGTTCGGGGGACAGCCTGGAGGGGAGATGTTCGGAGGAGCTGGAGACCTTCTCAAGTCGATCAGTGGCCCCACGGAAGCTGATAAGCCCATGATTATAGAGCTCGCCGTGGCGGCCATGGAGGAAATGGTTAGGATGTCTCAGCTCGGGGAGCCCCTTTGGACTGTTAGCTTGGATGGAGCCACTGATGTCCTCAATGAGGACGAGTACATCCGGACATTTCCCAGGGGTATCGGTCCAAAACCCTCGGGATTTAAATCTGAGGCCTCTCGGGAAAATGCTGTTGTCATAATGAACCACATTAATCTTGTTGAGATCCTCATGGATGTG AATCAGTGGTCGAACGTGTTTTCCGGCATCGTCTCAAGAGCAGCCACACTGGAAGTTTTGTCCACCGGAGTTGCTGGGAACTACAATGGAGCTCTGCAAGTG ATGACTGCAGAATTTCAAGTTCCGTCCCCACTCGTTCCAACTCGTGAGAGCTACTTTGTGAGATACTGTAAGCAGCATGCTGACAGTACGTGGGCTGTGGTGGATGTTTCCCTGGACAATTTACGTCCGAGTCCCACCGCAAGATGTAGGAGGAGGCCATCAGGATGCGTGATTCAAGAGATGCCAAACGGCTACTCGAAG GTTGTTTGGGTTGAACATGTAGAAGTCGATGACAGAGGTGTGCATAGCTTGTACAAGCAACTTGTGAACTCAGGCCATGCATTCGGGGCTAAGCGCTGGGTTGCTACCTTGGACCGACAGTGTGAGCGCCTTGCGAGTGCCATGGCTACAAACATCCCTACTGGTGAAGTGGGTG TTATAACTAGTCAGGAAGGGAGGAAGAGCATGTTGAAGCTCGCTGAGAGAATGGTGATAAGCTTCTGCGCTGGAGTGAGTGCCTCCACAGCCCACACATGGACCACACTGTCCGGAACCGGAGCAGATGATGTTCGGGTCATGACCCGCAAGAGCGTTGACGACCCAGGCAGACCTCCGGGCATTGTTCTCAGTGCTGCTACCTCCTTCTGGCTCCCCGTCCCACCCAAGCGCGTCTTTGATTTTCTGCGAGACGAGAACTCCCGAAGTGAG TGGGATATTCTCTCTAACGGTGGGGTGGTTCAAGAGATGGCCCACATTGCTAATGGCCGGGACACAGGCAACTGTGTGTCTCTTCTGCGTGTAAAT AGTGCTAATTCCAGCCAAAGCAACATGCTGATACTGCAAGAGAGCTGCACCGACTCGACAGGATCTTTTGTGATCTATGCCCCAGTGGACATCGTGGCTATGAATGTGGTTCTCAATGGTGGAGACCCTGACTATGTTGCCCTCCTTCCCTCAGGATTTGCCATTCTTCCCGATGGCTCTGCAGCGCCAGGGGGAGAGGTGGGGCCTTCAGGGTCTCTACTGACCGTCGCGTTCCAGATTCTGGTCGATTCAGTCCCAACCGCCAAGCTCTCATTGGGTTCCGTCGCTACTGTTAACAGTTTGATTGCTTGCACTGTTGAGAGAATTAGGGCTTCTTTGTCTTGTGAGACTGCTTAA
- the LOC116206309 gene encoding homeobox-leucine zipper protein HDG2 isoform X2, with protein sequence MFQPNLMDGGHHQLHPLEMAQNNSEGDLARLRDEEFDSTKSGSENQEGASGDDQEPRQKKKRYHRHTQHQIQEMEAFFKECPHPDDKQRKELSRQLGLEPLQVKFWFQNKRTQMKTQHERHENTQLRAENEKLRADNMRYREALSNASCPNCGGPTAIGEMSFDEHHMRLENARLREEIDRISAIAAKYVGKPVVNYPILSSPMAPRPLELGVGGFGGQPGGEMFGGAGDLLKSISGPTEADKPMIIELAVAAMEEMVRMSQLGEPLWTVSLDGATDVLNEDEYIRTFPRGIGPKPSGFKSEASRENAVVIMNHINLVEILMDVNQWSNVFSGIVSRAATLEVLSTGVAGNYNGALQVMTAEFQVPSPLVPTRESYFVRYCKQHADSTWAVVDVSLDNLRPSPTARCRRRPSGCVIQEMPNGYSKVVWVEHVEVDDRGVHSLYKQLVNSGHAFGAKRWVATLDRQCERLASAMATNIPTGEVGVITSQEGRKSMLKLAERMVISFCAGVSASTAHTWTTLSGTGADDVRVMTRKSVDDPGRPPGIVLSAATSFWLPVPPKRVFDFLRDENSRSEWDILSNGGVVQEMAHIANGRDTGNCVSLLRVNSANSSQSNMLILQESCTDSTGSFVIYAPVDIVAMNVVLNGGDPDYVALLPSGFAILPDGSAAPGGEVGPSGSLLTVAFQILVDSVPTAKLSLGSVATVNSLIACTVERIRASLSCETA encoded by the exons atgttccAGCCAAACTTGATGGATGGAGGTCATCATCAGCTTCATCCGCTCGAGATGGCCCAGAACAACTCAGAGGGAGACCTTGCCCGCCTCCGGGATGAGGAGTTCGATAGCACAAAATCAGGCAGTGAAAATCAAGAGGGCGCCTCGGGGGACGACCAGGAACCCCGCCAAAAGAAGAAGCGCTACCACCGCCACACACAGCATCAGATCCAAGAAATGGAAGC GTTCTTCAAGGAGTGTCCTCACCCTGATGATAAGCAAAGGAAGGAACTAAGCCGGCAATTAGGGTTAGAGCCTTTGCAGGTGAAGTTTTGGTTCCAAAATAAGCGGACCCAAATGAAG ACCCAACATGAGCGCCATGAAAACACACAACTTCGAGCTGAAAATGAGAAACTCAGGGCTGATAACATGAGATACCGAGAAGCCCTAAGCAATGCCTCTTGTCCCAACTGCGGAGGGCCCACTGCAATCGGAGAGATGTCATTCGACGAGCACCACATGAGGTTGGAGAATGCCCGTCTAAGGGAAGAG ATTGATAGGATATCAGCTATTGCCGCAAAGTATGTGGGGAAGCCGGTGGTGAACTACCCTATTCTTTCTTCTCCAATGGCTCCTAGGCCACTTGAGCTCGGAGTCGGTGGGTTCGGGGGACAGCCTGGAGGGGAGATGTTCGGAGGAGCTGGAGACCTTCTCAAGTCGATCAGTGGCCCCACGGAAGCTGATAAGCCCATGATTATAGAGCTCGCCGTGGCGGCCATGGAGGAAATGGTTAGGATGTCTCAGCTCGGGGAGCCCCTTTGGACTGTTAGCTTGGATGGAGCCACTGATGTCCTCAATGAGGACGAGTACATCCGGACATTTCCCAGGGGTATCGGTCCAAAACCCTCGGGATTTAAATCTGAGGCCTCTCGGGAAAATGCTGTTGTCATAATGAACCACATTAATCTTGTTGAGATCCTCATGGATGTG AATCAGTGGTCGAACGTGTTTTCCGGCATCGTCTCAAGAGCAGCCACACTGGAAGTTTTGTCCACCGGAGTTGCTGGGAACTACAATGGAGCTCTGCAAGTG ATGACTGCAGAATTTCAAGTTCCGTCCCCACTCGTTCCAACTCGTGAGAGCTACTTTGTGAGATACTGTAAGCAGCATGCTGACAGTACGTGGGCTGTGGTGGATGTTTCCCTGGACAATTTACGTCCGAGTCCCACCGCAAGATGTAGGAGGAGGCCATCAGGATGCGTGATTCAAGAGATGCCAAACGGCTACTCGAAG GTTGTTTGGGTTGAACATGTAGAAGTCGATGACAGAGGTGTGCATAGCTTGTACAAGCAACTTGTGAACTCAGGCCATGCATTCGGGGCTAAGCGCTGGGTTGCTACCTTGGACCGACAGTGTGAGCGCCTTGCGAGTGCCATGGCTACAAACATCCCTACTGGTGAAGTGGGTG TTATAACTAGTCAGGAAGGGAGGAAGAGCATGTTGAAGCTCGCTGAGAGAATGGTGATAAGCTTCTGCGCTGGAGTGAGTGCCTCCACAGCCCACACATGGACCACACTGTCCGGAACCGGAGCAGATGATGTTCGGGTCATGACCCGCAAGAGCGTTGACGACCCAGGCAGACCTCCGGGCATTGTTCTCAGTGCTGCTACCTCCTTCTGGCTCCCCGTCCCACCCAAGCGCGTCTTTGATTTTCTGCGAGACGAGAACTCCCGAAGTGAG TGGGATATTCTCTCTAACGGTGGGGTGGTTCAAGAGATGGCCCACATTGCTAATGGCCGGGACACAGGCAACTGTGTGTCTCTTCTGCGTGTAAAT AGTGCTAATTCCAGCCAAAGCAACATGCTGATACTGCAAGAGAGCTGCACCGACTCGACAGGATCTTTTGTGATCTATGCCCCAGTGGACATCGTGGCTATGAATGTGGTTCTCAATGGTGGAGACCCTGACTATGTTGCCCTCCTTCCCTCAGGATTTGCCATTCTTCCCGATGGCTCTGCAGCGCCAGGGGGAGAGGTGGGGCCTTCAGGGTCTCTACTGACCGTCGCGTTCCAGATTCTGGTCGATTCAGTCCCAACCGCCAAGCTCTCATTGGGTTCCGTCGCTACTGTTAACAGTTTGATTGCTTGCACTGTTGAGAGAATTAGGGCTTCTTTGTCTTGTGAGACTGCTTAA